One window of the Vigna radiata var. radiata cultivar VC1973A chromosome 1, Vradiata_ver6, whole genome shotgun sequence genome contains the following:
- the LOC106774794 gene encoding uncharacterized protein LOC106774794: MPVVTNRTTPTVAEHIKWRRPRNQFNHHHHHPIPESDPNPQIPSIIQSTRGKSTISSLLLSTFSNNTPSSNNDTPIINATAQSKKKNNFSAATFRGLGCTAGASQQVSVPAVIRSSADWQGKKTRKKKHKRTTSGGKNKTFHGGILEGSNPGCVDFQDVWCGPGIGFSADTAASVDCVVARKNVSARGKIDVDKITHRERSSYVGRRTETFTFLDTDSDIFTPRSASDSYGTATYYRHVRDPSSDGFAEIMMLQGSLLMGGQLNSHDQFRDWRLDVDNMSYEQLLELGERIGHVNTGLKEDEMGRNIRKARLQFWNDTSKHQIDKECSICQEEYEAGDELGRLNCEHSYHFQCIKQWVSQKNFCPVCKQQVAARH, from the exons ATGCCTGTTGTTACAAACAGAACAACACCTACAGTAGCAGAGCACATCAAATGGAGAAGACCCAGAAACCAATTCAaccatcatcaccatcacccCATTCCAGAATCAGATCCAAACCCTCAAATCCCTTCCATAATCCAATCAACTAGGGGCAAGTCCACCATATCCTCCCTGCTCCTCTCCACTTTCTCCAACAATACTCCCTCCTCCAATAATGACACCCCCATCATCAATGCCACTGCccaaagcaagaaaaaaaacaacttttccGCTGCAACCTTCAGAGGGTTGGGGTGCACCGCCGGCGCGTCACAGCAGGTGTCGGTGCCGGCGGTGATTCGCTCCTCCGCCGATTGGCAAGggaagaaaacaagaaagaagaagcacaagAGAACCACCAGCGGCGGCAAGAACAAGACTTTCCATGGCGGGATTCTGGAAGGTTCCAATCCTGGGTGTGTGGATTTTCAAGATGTTTGGTGTGGCCCTGGCATTGGGTTCTCAGCAGATACTGCTGCCTCCGTTGATTGTGTTGTGGCCCGGAAGAATGTATCTGCCAGAGGGAAAATTGATGTGGATAAGATTACTCACAGGGAG cGATCATCGTATGTGGGAAGGCGCACAGAAACCTTCACTTTTCTGGACACTGATTCTGACATTTTCACGCCACGCTCTGCCTCTGACTCTTATGGAACTGCAACATACTATCGTCATGTTAGAGATCCTTCCTCTGATGGTTTTGCTGAG ATAATGATGCTTCAAGGGAGTCTACTAATGGGTGGACAACTAAATTCACACGATCAATTTAGAGACTGGAGacttgatgttgataatatgtcATATGAG CAATTGCTTGAGCTTGGTGAGAGAATTGGTCATGTGAACACTGGACTTAAGGAAGATGAGATGGGACGGAACATAAGGAAGGCCAGACTTCAATTTTGGAATGATACATCAAAGCATCAAATAGATAAAGAGTGCAGCATTTGTCAG GAGGAGTATGAAGCAGGTGATGAGCTGGGGAGGCTAAATTGTGAACACAGTTATCACTTTCAGTGTATAAAACAATGGGTTTCACAGAAAAACTTCTGCCCAGTATGTAAGCAGCAAGTTGCAGCACGACATTGA
- the LOC106766845 gene encoding uncharacterized protein LOC106766845, which produces MAATTTVSFSFSFFSTPFRSFRFQTPPSPHPTRLSITCHSSSPTSNDPLRVAFAGGGTGSNIYPAVAIAEELKSLNPTGQFLFLGAPNSVESAAISSAGYDFASVPAPPDTNPFFFPHRFFNSLLQCLCHLRGFQPHVLVSTGGYVSFPACLAAKLRGTNVVIHEPNSVPGFSNTLLSPLADAIFVAFNSTLDSFPRNKCFVCGNPVRFSVRNLVSKETATCHFFPGLDCGGRVLLVLAGSYGANSVNIAMLNLYYQMLRRDSGLRIIWQTGVEAFDEMDSLVKSHPRLYMTPFMHCMDLAYAAADLIVSRAGAMTCYEILATGKPSILIPSPYFSEGNQFRNASLMADLAGVTVITEDELDSSTLAIAIEKILRDQKKMEDMSERALKAANPNASAEIAKHILSLVNESTKKKRDGYRVES; this is translated from the exons ATGGCTGCCACCACCACtgtttccttctccttctccttcttctccacGCCCTTTCGCAGTTTCCGATTCCAAACACCACCATCACCCCACCCCACAAGGCTCTCCATCACATGCCACTCTTCATCACCTACCTCCAACGACCCTCTCCGTGTGGCCTTCGCCGGCGGCGGCACCGGCAGCAACATCTACCCTGCTGTGGCAATCGCGGAGGAGCTCAAATCCCTGAACCCCACGGGCCAGTTTCTCTTCCTCGGCGCCCCCAACAGCGTGGAAAGCGCCGCAATCTCCTCCGCCGGCTACGACTTCGCCTCTGTCCCCGCACCGCCCGACACCAACCCTTTCTTCTTCCCTCACCGTTTCTTCAACTCTCTTCTCCAATGCCTCTGCCACCTCCGAGGCTTCCAACCCCACGTCCTCGTCAGCACTGGCGGCTACGTCTCTTTCCCCGCCTGCCTCGCTGCCAAGCTCCGAGGCACCAACGTTGTCATCCACGAGCCCAACTCCGTCCCCGGCTTCTCCAACACCCTCCTCTCCCCCCTCGCGGACGCCATCTTCGTTGCTTTCAACTCCACCCTCGACAGTTTTCCCAGGAACAAGTGTTTCGTGTGTGGCAACCCCGTTAGGTTCTCTGTTAGGAACCTCGTCTCCAAGGAAACCGCTACCTGTCATTTTTTTCCGGGTTTGGATTGTGGGGGCAGGGTTTTGTTGGTGCTTGCTGGCTCCTATGGCGCCAATTCAGTTAACATTGCGATGCTGAATTTGTACTATCAGATGCTGAGACGGGATAGCGGTTTGCGTATTATATGGCAAACTGGGGTTGAAGCCTTTGATGAAATGGATAGCCTTGTCAAGAGTCATCCACGCTTGTATATGACACC GTTCATGCATTGTATGGATTTGGCATATGCAGCAGCAGACTTGATTGTTTCTAGAGCTGGTGCAATGACTTGCTATGAAATATTGGCAACTGGAAAACCATCAATCCTG ATACCTTCGCCATATTTCTCTGAGGGGAATCAATTCAGAAACGCGTCCTTGATGGCAGACTTAGCTGGTGTGACTGTTATAACTGAGGATGAGCTAGACTCGAGTACACTCGCCATTGcaattgaaaagattttaa GGGACCAGAAGAAGATGGAGGACATGTCTGAGAGGGCTCTGAAAGCTGCAAACCCCAATGCCTCAGCTGAGATTGCAAAGCACATTCTCTCTCTTGTAAATGAAtcaaccaaaaagaaaagagatggCTACAGAGTAGAATCTTAG